gaaggaagggaaggaaggaatggaaggaaggaagggaagaagggaaggaaggaggaaggaaggaagaaggaagcagaaggaggaaggaggaagaaggagggaagaaggaaggagaggaggagggagagagggagggaggaggagggaataCGATGAATTTCTGAACAGGGACAACATATCTCTgactcctgctgcagagctggggagtGCTACATACACTGATGTCTCCTCTTCTACCCTTTATCCCACCTGTTGTTAAGACTAGGTTTCTGAAACTAAATAATTCTTGAAGCTTAAATCTCTCTGGACCAAATGCACCCTTATTCTACACAATGGCTCTGAGGTAAATGTTCACAGGTGATTTCCACAGATACCCCAAGCCTGCATCTGCTTCCTGTGCCTGGGGCCATCCTCATGCTTGTGTAGAGGAGAGCCCTTCCACTTTGACCGTATTAACAAatctgaataaaagaaaaagcagaaagagcagTTTTATACCGCATTCATCAGCACATAAAAAACAACCTCCCAGGACCAGGTACAGGCTCGTTCCATTACATGTCACAAAACAATTGTCTCTGTTCATGCTGATGCTTTTAAAGCTGATATTGCTGTTGGcttaaaagctgtatttgttaCATCTATCCATTAAGTATAGATTTCCTTAAGTACAGCACCACGGTGAACAAATCAGGTGTACATTCACACCACCctcacagaactgctgcagtaAGCACATCCACCTGAGATTCTCACATTCTTGCTCATGTCTTATTGCctcattctgtatttaaaataccaACATAGCCTCATCCATTTCAATGTGAACTTAATCACCGTGGTTTGACAAGCATCTTGGTGAGGTACCGACAATGTAATGTTATATAAAAAGTGGAGAAATGAGTCTCCCCAggctgggaactgctgagtcctGGTTAAAGAACTGGATCTGTTGCTCCGTAGCTCATCTCCTGGTGGCCTTGGCTCAGTTTGGATACATTGGATATGTGGAAAGTGTCTTAGCACCAAAGGTAGATATGGACACTTTCTAGTCTAAGTTCAGGAGAGATCTTGGGGCCATTTTCAATCTCCTCTTATACATACTCATACTGCTATCCCAGATACTTAACTGGCTGGTCTAGCAGTGGCCTGGGTAGCTTTCTGATGAGCATCTAAGTCACTGTCAAAGTCTAAAGTCAAAGTGGTCTGAATGCAGCCCTTTATCTTTTGTTGCCTCAACTCCTGCATCTTTAATGCGGGGACAGTAACATACCTCAGCAAGGCTATGGAGGTGTTCAGGTCCCAGTAAAGGGGATAACATGGCTACTTTTACAGGCAAATATGTACTATGCAGAAACAACATAAGGAACCTGGTTTTAGAGGAGTTTGTCATGTTCAAGAACTTACTAAAGAATTTAGCACTCCAAGTAGAAAATCCAGGAGTTAAAAAAGGGTTATAGAAATTAGCAAGACTGCACCCTGGCATCTGTAGCAGCAGTTTCACATTGAGTAAGCTGTATTCTAGTTTAGCTATTTCCAAATGGCACTGGAACGTGATTTACAATTTCCTCTTGCGGTTGACTGCTAACATACATTTATATAGTACAACAAAGATACACATAAGGGTGAGTTATTGCCTTTCCTTTGCACACCCTTTCCTAAACATCTGGAGCTTTATTTATGTGGCATTTAATCTTCCTCTGAAGAGTATctttgcctggaaaaaaaatatatgcaacaGCTACAaaagatgaggaggaagagaacaGTGTGGCTAATAACGAGAACACCAACAGCAAAAATGTACAGGGTTTTGTCACAGTAATCCTGAGGCTGGTGGAAAGGTGGGATGAAATTTGGCAGGTACACTGAAAACACCCAGTAGTTTCCAAGAATGAAccagaggaagaggaagaggctGAGGGTTAGATGAATGTAGTACTTGTGGGCGTTCTGCCTCCATGGGTATTCGTCGTCATCATCGTCATCGATCACAACAGACTTGGAAAGCAGTTGTCTCATCCTGGTTGAGTCGTACAGCAGCAGAGTCACCTGGAGCAAtttggggagaaaagggaatgaGTAAATTGGCTGTGGAAAGTCTGAGCATCTCCTGAGCACTGCCAGCCTTTGGACCGAACTGAAATCAAGTGTGAGAAAATGAGGTCAGAGGAATCTGAGGAGCCAAAAATGAGATAGATCCTTGCTGAGATTTTTTAGGCCAGATGTTGGAAATATAACTTGCCAGTGGCAGGTTAGAAAAGCATGGAAACAGATTATGTGGGGAAATGGCAGCAGTTTCCACCTTGGagatttttaagaacaaattaGAGTAACTGCTAAATGAACTGAGGAATGTAGTTCCTGTCTAGTAGTGAGTGGATTTGTCTCCCCTCTTTGCTTTCCATTACCATGTAGGTGAATCAACTGAGAACAGGATTCTCTTGCTCTACCTTGTAGAACTATTCCACTGTGTATTGACTAAATACTTGCTGGAAAAGCCAGCTGTTCTCCTGGCCCAGTTGTTAGCAAAGGTTATGAGAAACAGAGATTGAGGTCCAGCACAAACACAGGCcaaaaaatgctgtttccatTGGATATCATACATCAGCACTGAGAACTTGGAACCAGTTAGCTTGTTCAAACCAGTAAAGCATGTTCTTCTCAGGTGAGCATTTATTTTAGGCAGGCTCATGACACATGGGAGAGGAAAAACTACCTGTCCAGTGGGTCTTAGGTTTCCATACAGGGGCCTGTTTGTTGACTTCAAGCACCATGACACTCGTCAGCTTTGAGATGAtcagcaacagcaaagaaatagtCAGCATTTTTGATGCATGCTTCCATTCATTAGCCTGAGAACCTTTCAGATCTGATCTTTTCTAAAGCATTGTTAAATTGACTTTGAATATACAGATAAGTCCAAAGTTGTGATCAAATGTCTAAACATTTGCCAGGAGAACTCATAGCATTCACATAGCAAGATTAAGTCCAACCATGTTATGCAGTCTCTTCTACCAGTAGGTTTGATAGCACATACGCTGTAAGAGAAAGTCATACCACAGCGTGTGGGACAATGCTGAAGGAAACTCGTTAGCATTTCACTTGGCTGGTGGGTGCCTTAAGTGTTGGAACAAGTACAGTTCAATCCAGATAGCTGTCTCCTATACTGCGTGCACATAGCTGGCTGGTACCATCATTTTGCCTTAACTAGCAAGTCAAATTCTAGTCACACCAAATAATTTTCACACATAGAATGCACATTACCTTTAAGCTGCCAATCACGCCACCCACCAACAGATATAATGGAATTAGTGGCTGAACTGGGCAATCTTCCAAAAACTTCATTcctgaacagcaaaaaatgaatATCATGTTTGTTATCTCGAATGATCAAACAGTGCAGCAAGGTGTACGGTGGAGACTAAAATCCTGCACTGAAGTACAGTACACATATTAGACTCAAGATGTGCACCCAGCATCTGTTGAAGTGGAAGCTGAATTAAGTGGGGTTTGCATCTCCCACTGCAGGATTGAGGGATGTAAGCAAACAAAGGGCAGGAGGAGAGCAAATGCAACGACTCCGGCTTCCAGTTTGAACATCTGATAAATAAACAATTGACTGAGCTGGTCAGGGAGTTTTCatcagaagtagaaaaaaagcattgaaaatCAGTACcatttgtaaaaaaacaaaagatctGATAACCTACTCCCAAACCCCTCCTATTAGCACCATGTTTGTGGCATGTTTCTGAGTTGGACACCTTGAAGCTTGCGCACCAGTGCTTGTGGGAGCTCCTGGAACCATTGCAGTTTCCCAGGCAGCTCATAGGGAATGAGGGATGCTCAAATTTCTAGGCTGTTTGGTTGCTGGAGGATAAAAAGCACTGGTTGTTATGGAGCTGGGGAACCTGGCAACCCTGGCATCTACTGCTAGAATGAGAAAGCTGAGTAAGTTTTAGGGAAGGGAATGTATGGTGCTACAAGGCTGATGCTGGCATTAGACACCAAAGCTTATGATACAGGTCTGTGGCAGTGAGAATCATCTGTCCAAATTTAGATGTCTGCAATGCAGGCATCTATATCTGAACTAGTTTCCTAGACTCTCTTTATAGTCAATAGGGAGAAATAGACCCTTCTAAAATTCAATTCATCTCATCCTAAGATAGGCATTTAAAATAGGTCAGATGAATTGTGCCCTGAAAGTGCTTCTTTCTCTCTATAACTATACAAGGAATCTAGACAGCCAGCTGTAAGTACCTAAAGTTAGCTGAGCTGAATCATTTGCCCAAGTCTCCTACTCACTGCTGCCTTTAAATAGGTTTAAATTCTTCATTACTCTATAATTTTATTGTCATTGATCCCATATTTCAAGACTTCTACTGATCAGTTGCAGAGGCCAGaaaggattttctgttttcttcttgctgtaaaactcattttctaggttgttttcttacttttctcttAACAATTGGTTCTCATCTCGATGCAGGATACTTAAAGCAGTGTGCTGGCCTTAGTGCTAAACATCTCTTAGGTGGAACATTTCATGTTACATCGAAAAGGCACTTTGGTGTCAGGAAAGAGACAGCAGTGATTTGGTGGGGAGTGGGTTtaggattcttttttttgtttgtttgggatgggtttttttttgccttcctctGTAGCTGCAGTCAATTTGCCCACCAAATCCACTGCTATGGGTGCTCTAGAACATCGCCAGTGTACTAAACCTCTCCTGTACTTCTTGCATGACATAATACAAATATCCTGGATTGTGGCTGCTTTGCTATGGATCTTACATTAGTCATAATACACAGTGACCTGCAATGGAGTGGTATATGTATTATTCCAGACTAAATATTTACTGCTAAGCCTCTTGTATTTGAAAAGGGCTGGACTTGGATGGGCGTGgactctcttcctttctgtctgctgtttCTAAGGCTGCAATTTTTTGTCCATTTTGCCACTAACGCTGAAACCTATTCAGACTTCCAGCTTTAAGAAGGTGGGCAGCAGGGAAATCACTGAGAATTCtatcattttcagaaagcagctgcccATGTTTCCAGAGTCCTTAGCTGTATAATAGCCTGTTCCAAAAGCAGCTGGCCAGGGATCTTAGGGAATATATTTCCATGTAGGAACCCAGACAATTGCAGTTTC
The Coturnix japonica isolate 7356 chromosome 1, Coturnix japonica 2.1, whole genome shotgun sequence DNA segment above includes these coding regions:
- the TMEM272 gene encoding transmembrane protein 272 isoform X1, with the translated sequence MPAGLEKACHRCISKIASNACFIFGLLAFLALPLSMTFTGMKFLEDCPVQPLIPLYLLVGGVIGSLKVTLLLYDSTRMRQLLSKSVVIDDDDDDEYPWRQNAHKYYIHLTLSLFLFLWFILGNYWVFSVYLPNFIPPFHQPQDYCDKTLYIFAVGVLVISHTVLFLLIFCSCCIYFFSRQRYSSEED
- the TMEM272 gene encoding transmembrane protein 272 isoform X2; the encoded protein is MKFLEDCPVQPLIPLYLLVGGVIGSLKVTLLLYDSTRMRQLLSKSVVIDDDDDDEYPWRQNAHKYYIHLTLSLFLFLWFILGNYWVFSVYLPNFIPPFHQPQDYCDKTLYIFAVGVLVISHTVLFLLIFCSCCIYFFSRQRYSSEED